Proteins found in one Actinokineospora alba genomic segment:
- the vanX gene encoding D-Ala-D-Ala dipeptidase VanX yields the protein MKDDFVYLDECVPGIRWDAKYATWDNFTGKPVDGYEANRVVGTRDLCAALESAQEKAASLGFGLLVWDGYRPQRAVDCFRRWSTQPEDGRTKSRHYPNLDRAEMFDKGYVAAKSGHSRGSTVDLTLYHLGTGELAPMGGHHDLMDSLSHHGARGITPVETQHRQHLRSLMEDCGFSSYEREWWHYTLKGEPYPDTYFDFPIT from the coding sequence ATGAAGGACGACTTCGTCTACTTGGACGAGTGTGTGCCCGGGATCCGGTGGGATGCCAAGTACGCCACGTGGGACAACTTCACCGGCAAGCCGGTGGACGGGTACGAGGCGAACCGGGTTGTCGGCACGAGGGACTTGTGCGCGGCCCTGGAGAGTGCCCAGGAGAAGGCCGCCTCCCTTGGCTTCGGCTTGCTCGTCTGGGATGGCTACCGCCCGCAACGCGCCGTGGACTGCTTTCGGCGCTGGTCGACGCAGCCGGAGGACGGCCGGACGAAGTCGCGCCACTATCCGAACCTCGACCGGGCCGAGATGTTCGACAAAGGCTATGTGGCGGCCAAGTCGGGCCACAGTCGCGGCAGCACCGTCGACTTGACGCTCTACCACTTGGGCACCGGTGAACTCGCTCCCATGGGCGGTCACCATGATCTGATGGATTCACTCTCACATCATGGGGCGAGGGGGATCACGCCGGTCGAAACCCAGCACCGCCAACACCTTCGTTCCCTCATGGAGGACTGCGGCTTCAGCTCGTACGAGCGCGAGTGGTGGCATTACACGCTGAAGGGCGAACCGTATCCGGACACCTATTTCGACTTTCCCATCACGTAG
- the vanA gene encoding D-alanine--(R)-lactate ligase, with translation MDKLKVGIIFGGFSEEHPVSVKSAQEVAKNLDTEKYEPFWIGITKGGAWLLCDGPETGWEDRGRRPAMLSPDRDVHGLLVLDGGRPEAVRLDAVLPILHGRFGEDGAMQGLLELSGIPYAGCDIQSSALCMDKSLTYLVARSAGIATPNFWTVPADGQLDPGQFAYPVFVKPARSGSSFGVTKVSGKEDLPAAVESARQYDSKVLIEETVVGSEVGCAILGDGSDLIAGEVDQITLSHGIFRIHQESAPESGSENSTITVPADIPAATRSLVQETAKAVYRALGCRGLARVDLFLKEDGTVVLNEVNTLPGLTSYSRYPRMMAAAGLPLAAVIDRIVSLAVRGKTR, from the coding sequence ATGGATAAGTTGAAGGTCGGGATCATATTCGGGGGCTTCTCCGAGGAACATCCCGTCTCCGTCAAGTCCGCGCAAGAGGTCGCGAAGAACCTCGACACCGAGAAGTACGAACCGTTCTGGATCGGGATCACCAAGGGCGGCGCCTGGCTGCTGTGCGACGGCCCGGAGACAGGGTGGGAGGACCGCGGTCGCCGTCCGGCCATGCTGTCACCGGACCGAGACGTCCACGGACTGCTTGTCCTGGATGGTGGTCGACCCGAAGCGGTCAGGCTGGACGCCGTGTTGCCCATCCTGCACGGCAGGTTTGGCGAGGACGGTGCGATGCAGGGTTTGCTGGAGCTCTCCGGCATCCCCTACGCCGGCTGCGATATCCAAAGCTCCGCCCTGTGCATGGACAAGTCCTTGACCTACCTGGTCGCCAGGAGCGCGGGAATCGCGACGCCGAATTTCTGGACGGTCCCGGCGGACGGACAGCTTGATCCCGGCCAGTTCGCCTATCCCGTCTTCGTCAAGCCCGCCCGTTCCGGGTCGTCGTTCGGTGTCACCAAGGTGTCCGGCAAAGAGGACCTGCCTGCTGCGGTGGAGAGCGCGAGGCAGTACGACTCGAAGGTGTTGATCGAGGAGACTGTCGTCGGCAGCGAGGTCGGGTGCGCGATCCTGGGTGACGGGTCGGACCTGATCGCGGGCGAGGTGGACCAGATCACGCTCTCCCATGGCATTTTCCGAATCCACCAGGAAAGCGCGCCGGAGAGTGGTTCCGAGAACTCGACGATAACCGTGCCCGCCGATATCCCGGCAGCGACGCGCTCGCTCGTCCAGGAGACCGCGAAGGCCGTGTATCGCGCTCTGGGCTGTCGGGGCCTCGCGCGCGTGGACCTGTTCCTGAAGGAGGACGGGACAGTCGTGCTCAACGAGGTCAACACGCTGCCCGGCCTGACCTCGTACAGCCGCTACCCGAGGATGATGGCCGCCGCGGGGTTGCCGCTCGCCGCAGTGATCGACCGGATCGTGTCGTTGGCAGTGCGCGGGAAAACCCGATGA
- a CDS encoding D-isomer specific 2-hydroxyacid dehydrogenase family protein translates to MSSSERASSAALRTRSPTPSSAAPTTGITIYGCGPDEAVLFRELAPRCGVTPTITEAPVSEANVDLAFGNRCVSVGHKTRIANPTLLALRRAGVEYISTRSIGYNHLDVPYAESIGVAVENVTYSPDSVADYTLMLMLMVVRNAKSIIRRTDIHDYRLDDTRGRELRDLTIGVVGTGRIGAAVMDRLRGFGCRVVAHDNRPGDSAEYVPLDELLRLSDVVTLHTPLTADTRHLLDRRRIARMKHGAFVINTGRGPLLDTEALLSALESGRLSGAALDVLEGEEGIFYADHRDKPVDNKPLLRLQELPNVLISPHTAYYTDHALSDTVENSILNCLRFESGNQHG, encoded by the coding sequence ATGTCCTCCAGCGAACGAGCAAGCTCAGCGGCCCTGCGCACCCGATCGCCGACGCCCTCCTCGGCTGCCCCGACGACGGGAATCACGATTTACGGCTGCGGCCCGGACGAGGCGGTTCTGTTCCGAGAGCTGGCACCTCGCTGTGGTGTCACGCCGACCATCACCGAGGCGCCCGTATCCGAGGCCAACGTCGACCTGGCGTTCGGGAACCGTTGCGTCAGCGTCGGCCACAAGACGCGCATCGCCAACCCCACTCTGCTCGCGCTCAGGCGGGCCGGGGTGGAGTACATCTCCACGAGAAGCATCGGGTACAACCACCTCGATGTGCCCTACGCCGAAAGCATCGGCGTTGCCGTCGAGAATGTCACCTATTCGCCGGACAGCGTGGCCGATTACACGCTGATGCTGATGCTGATGGTGGTGCGAAACGCCAAATCCATCATTCGCCGCACGGATATCCATGATTACCGGCTGGATGACACGCGAGGGAGAGAACTCCGCGATCTGACCATCGGCGTGGTCGGGACGGGACGCATCGGCGCGGCGGTCATGGACCGGCTCCGGGGGTTCGGCTGCCGGGTGGTGGCCCACGACAACCGTCCCGGAGATTCGGCCGAGTACGTCCCTCTCGATGAACTGCTCCGGCTGAGCGACGTCGTCACGCTCCATACGCCGCTCACCGCGGACACGCGCCATCTCCTCGATCGCCGACGCATCGCGCGGATGAAGCACGGCGCGTTCGTCATCAACACCGGTCGCGGTCCGCTTCTCGACACCGAAGCCCTCCTTTCGGCATTGGAGAGCGGCAGGTTGAGCGGCGCGGCGCTGGACGTCCTCGAGGGCGAGGAAGGGATCTTCTACGCCGACCACCGGGACAAGCCGGTCGACAACAAGCCGCTGTTGCGGCTGCAGGAACTGCCGAATGTGCTCATCAGCCCGCACACGGCCTATTACACCGACCACGCGTTGAGCGACACCGTGGAAAATTCCATCCTCAACTGCCTGAGATTCGAAAGCGGAAACCAGCATGGATAA
- a CDS encoding polyprenyl synthetase family protein produces the protein MSVAGFAERDSGQAEEWLDPAQLRSTVEALLTDFFAGQERLAPELAELGIFTERLRDLFAAGGKRIRPHLCVCGWRAVRDDPPPPALWRVAASLELFHAFALVHDDVMDRSELRRGRPTAHRAFAARHGHRPDADAFGTDAAILLGDLALGWSFEILHSPDLAPEQRDRVWPILNSLRSETLVGQYLDLSSAGQEVDGHETAWRIVRLKTTKYTFERPLQLGAVLAGADGDQVRVLSDYAVPLGDAFQLRDDLLGVFGDPRQTGKGALDDLRSGKNTVLVATAHDRATPGPGRDSARAPGEPGPRRGRRRRGSAGADRHRRAGAGGAPHRHSARPGARRTRHGPVAARRGGCTARTRLRHRHLSTAS, from the coding sequence GTGTCGGTCGCGGGTTTCGCGGAGCGTGACAGTGGGCAGGCAGAGGAGTGGCTCGATCCTGCCCAGCTCCGTTCGACAGTGGAGGCTCTGCTCACCGACTTCTTCGCTGGGCAGGAACGGCTGGCGCCTGAGTTGGCGGAGTTGGGGATCTTCACCGAGCGGCTGCGGGATCTCTTCGCCGCGGGGGGCAAACGCATCCGCCCGCACCTGTGTGTGTGCGGCTGGCGTGCGGTCCGCGACGACCCACCACCACCAGCGTTGTGGCGGGTCGCCGCCTCGCTGGAGTTGTTCCACGCGTTCGCCTTGGTCCACGACGATGTGATGGACCGCTCGGAGTTGCGCCGGGGGAGACCTACGGCGCACCGCGCGTTCGCCGCCCGGCACGGGCACCGGCCCGACGCCGACGCGTTCGGCACCGACGCGGCGATCCTGCTTGGCGACCTGGCGCTGGGGTGGTCGTTCGAGATCCTGCACAGCCCGGACCTCGCGCCGGAACAGCGCGATCGCGTGTGGCCGATCCTCAACTCCCTGAGGAGCGAGACCCTGGTCGGCCAGTACCTCGACCTGTCGTCGGCGGGCCAGGAGGTGGACGGGCATGAGACCGCTTGGCGGATCGTCCGGCTGAAGACGACGAAGTACACCTTCGAACGCCCGCTCCAACTCGGCGCCGTGCTCGCGGGCGCGGATGGCGACCAGGTGCGCGTGCTGTCGGATTACGCCGTGCCGCTGGGGGACGCGTTCCAGTTACGGGATGACCTCCTCGGCGTGTTCGGCGATCCCCGGCAGACCGGGAAGGGCGCGCTGGACGATCTCCGGAGCGGCAAGAACACCGTCCTCGTCGCGACCGCCCATGACCGCGCCACCCCCGGCCCAGGCCGGGATTCTGCGCGCGCACCTGGGGAACCCGGACCTCGACGAGGCAGGCGCCGACGAGGTTCGGCAGGTGCTGACCGACACCGGCGCGCGGGCGCGGGCGGAGCGCCTCATCGACACTCTGCGCGTCCAGGCGCTCGCCGCACTCGACACGGACCTGTTGCGGCCCGGCGCGGTGGCTGCACTGCGCGAACTCGCCTGCGCCATCGCCACCTGAGCACCGCATCCTGA